The SAR324 cluster bacterium genomic interval TTTTGCATTCTTGGTGTTTTTTTTGAGTTTTAGTTTAGCAAACGCAAAACCTGAACCTCCCCCAGAGATGCTGGAATGGCTGAAAAGAGGAGAACTGGGAGAGTATGAACCTAGCCAGGAAAACTGGGACGAAATTGTGAGAAAGGCCACCGAAGAAGGAGAAGTGATTGTCTACACCTCATCAGGCCGTATTCAAAAACTGGTTAAACCATTTGAGAAGATGTACCCCGGGATTAAATTGACTGTACATGACTTAGGGTCCACCAAATCCGTTGAAAAAACCAAACGTGAGCAACAAGCAGGAATTTACAATGCCGATGTCGTCACAACAGGAAATTCTGGGCAAGTCATTCATGAAATGTTGAATAAGAATCTTCTAGTTAACTATGTCCCACACCATTTCAAAGGCCGAATCCCCAGGGAATACCGTGAACCACTCTTAATAAGAGTCAATGAAGCGGTAGTATTTTTCTACAATTTGGAGGCTTTTCCCAATAGCCCCCCAGTTACAAATATTTGGGAATTCACCGAACCCCGATTCAAAGGTCGGGTGGGCATGAAAAACCCGATGTCCTCAGGTTCCACCTTTATGGCGGTTATGACCCTTATCCAGCATCCACAGGAAATGGCGGCTGCATACAAACGCTACAAAGGAGAGGAAATCAAGCTCTCAGAAGGTGTTCCGGATGCTGGATATGAGTTTTGGGCAAGAATGTTAAAAAATGATGTCGTTATTTTTAAATCTGGCTCTAAGTTAGCCGCAGCGTCAGGGAAAAAAGGCCAGAAGAAACCATTACTCGCTTTTGCTAACATGACCTACATCGCCCGCAACGACTCCAAGGGTTTTGTGAACGGCATCGTTAAGGATTTGGATCCAATAGCAAAACTGCTATATCCGACTTTCACTGCCATTGCGAGACAAGCGCCCCATCCAAATGCAGCAAAAGTTTTTACTGCTTTTGTCCTTGGAAGCACGGAGTTGAACAAGAACTCTAAACTTTCCAAACCCTACACAAAAGGAGTCAGTTCGGATTTGCTTTTGGGTCTTGCACCTTATTTTGACCCTGGCACAAGAAGCCCAAGAAATGATGTTCCATCACCCGAAGGTGGAGAAATTTGGGATGAAATGACGGAATGGCATGTTGATGCAGATTTTATGTGGAAACAGGGTGCAAGAATCCGTGATTTCTGGATTCAACATTCTAGCATGTGAGCCTGGTGCAACCCATGGAACAGATTAATTTAAGAGGCATCAAGAAGTCTTATGGCAAAGAAATGGCCGTGCAGAAACTGGATCTAACGGTCAATTCTGGAGACTTTTTGACTATCCTTGGGCCATCGGGTTGCGGTAAAACAACCATGCTTCGGGCTATAGCTGGACTGGAAGAACCTGATGAAGGGGAAATCCAGATTGGGAATAGAACCGTCTTTTCACGCAAACAAGGGGTATTTATTCCTCCTGAAAACCGAAACGTAGGTTTCATCTTTCAAAGCTATGCCTTGTGGCCTCATATGACAGTCGAGCAAAACATAACACTTGCTCTTAAAGAAAAAAAACTCAGTAGTACCGAAATTGAATCTCGTCTTAAGAAATCTTTGGAAATGGTTCAGATGGAACCATACCGCAAACGCTACCCCTCAGAATTATCAGGAGGGCAACAGCAAAGGGTTGCGGTTTCACGCTTGATTGCCCTTCAGTCAAAAATTCTCTTGATGGACGAACCGTTGTCCAACTTAGACGCTAAACTTCGAACTGAAATGCGTGCTGAGTTAAAACACCTTCATCGGGAACTGGAAGCGACAACAGTTTATGTCACTCATGATCAAACCGAAGCCCTGACCCTCTCGGATAATGTCGTGGTCATGAACAAAGGCCAAGTTATGCAAAGTGGGACTCCCTATGACATCTATCATCATCCAAATAATATATTTATTGCTGAGTTCATTGGAGATCCCCCAAATAATATATTCGAAGGTGAAATCGTCGACAAAGACGGTCAACTTCAACTGGACTGTAAAGAGATTTTCTTCCCCATGAAGAAAAAGCCTTCATCAGACTCACGAAAAGCCATCGCTACGGTTCGTCCAGAAAACATCAACGTATCCTTTCAAGAGCAGAGAAACTGGTTGAAAGTCACACTGGAATCAGTCCAGCCAACGGGAGCAAATACAATCCTGCAAGTCAAATACGGCAACACTGGAATCACCCTATTGCATCCTGAATTCATCAGGATGCAACTTGATGAGCCTTTATGGATTCGATTTGATCCTGAAAGTTTAAATTTCTTTAATAAAGAAACAGGAAAAAATATTCAACTTTGAGAATTTTGTTCCAATAAAAATCCCAGCTTTTTATTAAAAAACAGGCCGCAGATTTGTCCAAGTCTCAACTAACCTACTTTTTTTATAAATTAATTAACCGTCCTCATCTAGTACTCGGATCTGTTTGTCTGCTGATCCTTGGTTTTCTGGTGTTGACTCCCTTATTAGAAATCATCAGGGATTCTCTAAGCGTCCAAAGCTACGACATTGCTTATCTGCCTGAAGCAAAGATCGGTGAGTTCACTCTTTTTCATTATGATCGTGTCTTTGTAGGCCCTCTTTCCAAAGCTCTACTAATAAATCCTCTGCTCAATAGTATTGCGATCGGTGTTTGTGTCACACTGATTGGGGTATCTATAGGGACACTGCTTGCGTGGCTGATTGTTAAAACAAACATCCGCTACAAGAGCTTTTTCGGAGCTCTGGCTGTTGTGCCCTACATGATGCCTTCCTGGGTCTTGGCATTGGCCTGGCTGAGCCTGTTCAAAAATGATCGTATCGGTGGTGCCGAAGGCATGTTCACTTATTTTTTTGGAATTCAACCCCCAAATTGGATTTCTTATGGTTTTTTTCCTATTGTCATCTGCCTATCACTCCATTACTACGCATATGGCTATCTTCTTATGTCTGGAGCTCTGGCAAGTGTCGACTCAGAATTAGAAGATGCTGGCGCAATCTGTGGAATGAATCGACGGCAAAGATTGTGGAGAATCACTTTACCCTTACTATTACCAGCTTTGGGTTCAGCCATTGTCTTAACTTTTATTCGAATCTTAGGAACTTTTGGGACACCGGCACTATTAGGATTGCCAGTTCGGTTTTACACATTCTCTACCCAGATTTATGCTTCTCTCAATGCCAGCAATAACGGTGATGCTTATGTTTTAGCCCTAGTTTTGATAGTAACAGCCATCACTTGTATTTGGATCAACAACAGGATTTTGGGAGTACGTAAAAGTTATGTTACTTTGACTGGAAAAGGATTTCGATCCCGAGAGATCGATCTGGGTGCTTGGCGTTGGATGGCAACCTTAGGAGTCGGAATGTTCTTAGCGTCTACCGTTTTTCTGCCACTACTTATACTTTTGTGGGAATCTCTCTTGATCGTTCCAGGTGACTATCATCTTGGAAATTTTACTTTGGAATATTGGATAGGAGATGGAAGCATCGACGAAACCTATGGCGAACCAGGTGTTTTTCAGAGTGACAATATCATCAGTTCTCTTTGGAATAGTATTAAACTTGGGCTCTCTGCGGCTTTCTTCAATGGAATCATTGGATTGCTGGTGGGTTATGCAGTCGTAAGAGGCCGGGGAACCTTGCTGTCAAGGTGGCTAGAAGGAGTTGCCTTTGCACCTTATATCTTCCCATCCATCGCTTTTGGTGCAATTTACATCGGAATGTTTTCAAACTCCTGGGGGCCGGTTCCTGCACTCTACGGCACCTTCACTATTTTAGTATTGATCACTGTTGTAAAGAATCTTCCATTCACTTCACGCACAGGCATTGCAGCCATGCTTCAGATTGATCAGTCCATCGAAGAAACAGCGAGGGTCCAAGGCATTGGATGGATCAAGCGAATGGTAAAAATTGTCATACCATTGTCATTTAGTGGATTAGTTTCAGGAATGTTGCTTACTTTCATCACTGCTATGCGTGAACTCTCTCTCATCATCCTCCTCATTTCTCCCTCCAACATGGTTCTGACCGGTTTGTTATTTAATTACAATGAGCAGGATATGGCTCAGCATGCAGGCGCTGTGACGCTTCTACTCACTCTGATGATTATCTCAGGAAGCATATTAGCTCGAATAGTTTCAGGAGGTTTCGGATTAAGTGCACTAAAAAATGGCTAAGGGGATGATTTGAATTTATTTTTGATACGTCATGCAGAATCCAAAAACAATATTCGTAAAAGTTATCAAGAACGGGTTTCTGATCCAGAGCTCACAGAAAATGGGCATTTACAAAGCACTTATATGGCAGATTTTCTTCAAAAAGGCCTTCATCTGTCCCAGACAGAGTTTGAAGAAAATGAAAAACCCTTTGATCAAATCTTTTGCAGTGCAATGCAGAGATCTTTGGAAACGGTAGGTCCGGTTGGTGTCGCAATTGGACTCAAACCTGAGGTATGGCTTGATATTCATGAAGTTGGAGGAATTTATGAATTTAATGCTGATTTGACTGAAAAAATTGGACTCCCTGGGCTTAATCGAAAACAAATTCAATGTAATTTTCCAGATTATTTACTTCCAGACGAAATTGACGATGAAGGGTGGTGGAATAAAAGTGCGGAAACTCTTCAAGAAGTAAGTCTGCGTGCAGAAAGAGTTCTAAATATTATTAAAAATCGTGCAGAGGAAAATGTTCGTTTGGGACTGGTGACTCACGGAGCTTTTATAAGCAGTTTTTTAAGTTTACTTTTTAATTTAAATATCGCAGATGGCATAGCCTTTCAGAGTCATAACTGTTCTATTTGCAGATTAACCTTTGAAAGAAATAAAAAGATTACGATTCAATATTTAAATTTTTACAGTTACTTGCCTGAAAATTTGAGAGTCCCGCGCCCTGACCTCAATGTAGAAAATGGTTAAATACCACTATGAGTTTAGTACTAGAGATTTGTAAAGAATCCTTTGAGTACTTTGAACTGCGACTTATTTCTTTGTTGAGCTTCCTGAATATCGAAGCATGGAGAAGAAGTTTCTATTAATTCGTAGAACTACTCCTTACTGAGAAACTGTAGTTCAAGGGTGGAGTGGGGAACAAAACAGGCTCTATCGATTATTTAGAGTATCCAGTTTAAGCTGAATTTTCGAAAAATTAAGCAACTCTCACCTTGGATTATGCTCTCTCACACAAGAGATTGCTCATTTTTGCCAAATAACTTGAAAAGAATTACTATCGGTACAAGCGTAAACGCTATTAGTACTGTTCCAACAACTGAAGCATCACCAAAGTTTCCCTGAAGTACTTGAGCAAACACCTCCACAGGCAAGGTTCTAGTTTGTCCAGAATATAGAATAACAGTCGAACTAAATTCCCGTGCTATTGTTGCCATTGTCAACAGAGCCCCAGATAATACTGCTGGTGCAATCTGTGGAAGAGTAACCCGAACAAAGGTCCCACCCGGTGGCACCCCAAGATTTATAGATGCTTCCTCTGTTTGTGGCCCCATTTGGTAAAGAAATCCTGATACTGAACGCACTGTATATGGTAAGCGTCGTATGAAATATGATAGAATCAGAATAAGGCTTGTCCCAGAAAGGAAGAATGGGTCTCCACCAAAGGAAATAGAAATTGAAACACCCATTACGACTCCAGCAACTGCATATGGAGTCATTGACATAGTATCAATTATTGCAGTTAGCCTATTTTTACGTCGAACTACAACATAACCAACCAATGATCCTACAGCCACACACAGCACGGTAGAAGATAGCACGAGCAATAGAGAGTTGATGAATGAAGCTGGTAATCGAGTAGCTGTAAGGTATCCTTCAAAAGTGAATTCCCCTGTAAGTAATGGACCACGGGTTTTTAGAAATGATGAAACTACCACTGTGAGAGTTGGTAGAAATGCAATAAAGACAATTAAATAAACTATAAGAGTTGAAACAAATATTTTTGTAGTACTGGTTTTTCTTAATCCCAAAGGTGTTACTGTCTCTTGATTAAAAGAAGCTCGTCTTGCGAAACTTCTTTGGATTAGAAGTGCTCCAAAGGTTACTGTAAGCATCAAAATTGATAAGGTACTAGCAAGTCTTGGATTCCCACCAAACTCATTTATAAACTCTCCATAGACAAGAGACGCAAGAACTCGATATCCTTCACCAATTATCATTGGAGTACCGAAATCAGAAAAAGTGGTCACAAAAACAAGTAAAGCCCCGGTTGATATTGAAGGAATAATTAAGGGCAAAATCACGGTCCAGAAAACACCAAAAGGGGATCTTCCCATGTTGATGCCAGCATCTTCAATGCTCTGATCCACTGATCGTAGGCCTGACAACATCATAAGAAAAACAAATGGAAATGACTGTAAAGTAAAGACTAAGACTATACCACCCCAGCCATACAAGCTAGGTAATGTAATACCAATTATTTGTAGCCATCCTGTAATCACACCGTTTCTACCAAGCAACAATATCCATGCATATGCTCCTATAAAGGGTGGAGAAACAAAAGTAAGAACAATTGCCACTCGTATAAAGATTTTACCAGGAATCGCAATTCTACTTACTAGATATGCCGTTGGAACACCGATGATTACGGAAAAAATGGTGGCTAAAATGCAAACATAAAAACTGTTAAGAAGTGTTTCGTAATAGAATCTTTCGCTGAAAAATTCAATGTATGTTTCAATGATTGAGAAATTGTCAGTCGACGTGAAAGTGCCATCTTCCGTCATGAAGCTGGCAAGGATTAATCTTGTTAATGGGAAAATCAAAAGGGCAGCGATAATAATGACAGATAAACTGGAGACCAGTCCCCAGAAATCAAAATATCGATTATTTAAAATTTGAAATTTTCTATGAATCATAACTCGAATTTCACTTACTCTCCGATTGGAAATAACATTAATCTGTCACTGGGAATTGAAACGCTAATCTTATCTTTTTCATTATTTCTACCATCTCCTATTGGTGAAAATTCTTCAACTTGTACAAGCATCCTTGAGTTTGTTTCAACTTTATATCTGACTATTCCACCAAAATACATTTTCTGAGAAACAGTACCATAAAGAACGTTTTCTAAATCTGGTATTGGATCCACAATAATTTTGGCATCATGTGGTCTAAAGCCAAGTCCAACTGATTGACCTACAGATATTTTTAATCCAGAAATTAAATTAGCTACTAAATTTGTCCCATCCTTAAGCTCAATAGTAATCTGATTATCATTCATTTTGATAACAATTCCGTTTAAAAAAGTTCCTTCCCCCACAAATTCTGCAATATTTTTAGTCACAGGAAGCCGATATATTTCCATCGGAGAACCAATTTGCTTTACTTTACCCTTCAACATAACTGCGATTCTATCTGAAATACTTAGAGCCTCATCCTGATCATGAGTTACGTAAATCGTTGTGATACCTAATTTTTGCTGTAATTCTCGCAATTCCTCCCGCAACCTAACACGCAATTTGGCATCAAGATTGGCTAGTGGTTCATCCATAAGAAGAATTTGTGGTCTAACGACTGCTGCCCGAGCGACAACAACTCGCTGCTGTTGGCCTCCCGAAAGCTGACTAGGCTTTCTATCTTCATACCCATTGAGATCTACCAGGCGCAATGCTTCTTTAACACGATCAGACATTTCCTGCTTTGGAACACGTCGGGCTTTCAAACCGTATTCAACGTTTTGCCAGACTGTGAGATGAGGAAACACAGCATAGTTTTGAAAAACCATTCCGGTATCTCGATGATGAGCTGGAAGTGTATCTACTAATTTATCATTAAAATAAATATTCCCTTCATTTTGATTACAAAATCCTGCAATTGTACGAAGCAAGGTCGTCTTCCCACAACCACTTGGTCCTAAAAGTGTAAAAAATTCACCTGGTTTGACAATTAAGCTGACATTATCGACAGCCACAACATCAGTAAAATTAACACTGATATTTTCTATTCTTAGCCTAGTTGAAGAAACAGTATTCATTAAGTTATCTATTAAAAATAAATTGTTTGCTCAGACAACTTTAATCCAATAAAAAAATTTTGGGAAATGTTTAGTTTTACCTGAATTTAGTGATTTATATTTAATTATATATTCTATACTTTAAAATCATCAAAATTTTGGGAAAAATTGGCTCAAGATGATTGACATTTAATTTTCGTAAATACAAAGCAAAGAGAATTTTGTCTGGGGCAGACCCCCTAATTTCTTTTAAATAGGGGGCTTGAGGGAATCAGAATTGATTGAATCAAAAATTCTGGTTTTTTATCTTTCAATCCAAATTAAACTCCAAATTAAAGTGACTTAGCTCATTTTTTAAAAATTTGAAATTACATGTTTCTTTAACTCAGCGAGTTTTCATCATTATTTTCTTCCACTTAGCAAGGAATTCTTTTTTCTTCGAAATCGCATCCTCCATTGGATAATCCATAAGAGTCATCTCATCTACTCTGACCATAGCAGGATTTAATTCTACATTTTTATGGGTCGGTCTTCTTCCAAGAAATTCAGTAGCTAATGCACTTTGTTGAGGGTGGTCTAAAACAAAATCAGCGAAAAGACGTGCATTTACAGGATTTGGGCTGTTACGAATAAGAAAAAGACCACCAGGTAATAGTGCCATACCGTCTTTGGGGTAAACTATCCCAACATTTCCGGATGGAATCCATTTGAACGCGCCTTCTTCATAAGTTATTCCTATGGCATTCTCTCCTTGTCCTACTTGAGTAAATGGTATGCTAGAGCTATTCACTATTATTTGATTCCTTGCTAAAGCTTCAACTAAATCCCAGCCACCAATCCCAAGCCAAGTAACCATTGCAGCATAAGCGGAGCTAGACTTTGCTGGATTTGCATGAACTATCCTGCCCTTCCATTTTGGATCAGCTAAATCAGACCATCTTTGTGGAAGCTCATCCTCAGCAACTAGATCCTTATTGTAAACAATTACCATTGTGAAAGCATCAAAAGGTGCATTATATCCTTTCGGATCTAGAAAAGCCGGTGATATACCCTCAAGTGCTGGAGAATTATATGGTAAAAAGAGTTCCGGTGCTGACCCCCCAGTAAAGGAACCACCTCCAAACATAATATCTCCTTGTGGACGGTTTTTTTCAGCCTGAACTCTACCCAATAGTTCTCCTGTTCCCCCAGTAATGAGATCTACCTCGATGTTGCCATATTTTTCTTTGAACTTATTTACAAAGTAGTCAACCAGCTTTGTAGGATGAGATGCATAAATTACCATACGCTCTTCGGATGCTTGTGCATATCCACTCGTTGAAAAGACAGAAACTATTATTGTCAGACAAATCAGTACTATTTTGTTTTTGAGTTTCACAATAACTCTCTTTGAATGAAGTGAAAAAAATTTCCTCACTAGAAAACGTGTTCGTCTAGTGAAAATTATATTTCCTAATAAAACAGATCTATTAATAAGCCATGCACATCTT includes:
- a CDS encoding extracellular solute-binding protein; the encoded protein is MVGLKLFCFLLKINSSQELLSRKNFANSQCQNSFISEKMKKTCLHNLLMELAMKNYFGFLINRFFIFAFLVFFLSFSLANAKPEPPPEMLEWLKRGELGEYEPSQENWDEIVRKATEEGEVIVYTSSGRIQKLVKPFEKMYPGIKLTVHDLGSTKSVEKTKREQQAGIYNADVVTTGNSGQVIHEMLNKNLLVNYVPHHFKGRIPREYREPLLIRVNEAVVFFYNLEAFPNSPPVTNIWEFTEPRFKGRVGMKNPMSSGSTFMAVMTLIQHPQEMAAAYKRYKGEEIKLSEGVPDAGYEFWARMLKNDVVIFKSGSKLAAASGKKGQKKPLLAFANMTYIARNDSKGFVNGIVKDLDPIAKLLYPTFTAIARQAPHPNAAKVFTAFVLGSTELNKNSKLSKPYTKGVSSDLLLGLAPYFDPGTRSPRNDVPSPEGGEIWDEMTEWHVDADFMWKQGARIRDFWIQHSSM
- a CDS encoding ABC transporter ATP-binding protein, giving the protein MEQINLRGIKKSYGKEMAVQKLDLTVNSGDFLTILGPSGCGKTTMLRAIAGLEEPDEGEIQIGNRTVFSRKQGVFIPPENRNVGFIFQSYALWPHMTVEQNITLALKEKKLSSTEIESRLKKSLEMVQMEPYRKRYPSELSGGQQQRVAVSRLIALQSKILLMDEPLSNLDAKLRTEMRAELKHLHRELEATTVYVTHDQTEALTLSDNVVVMNKGQVMQSGTPYDIYHHPNNIFIAEFIGDPPNNIFEGEIVDKDGQLQLDCKEIFFPMKKKPSSDSRKAIATVRPENINVSFQEQRNWLKVTLESVQPTGANTILQVKYGNTGITLLHPEFIRMQLDEPLWIRFDPESLNFFNKETGKNIQL
- a CDS encoding iron ABC transporter permease, with the translated sequence MSKSQLTYFFYKLINRPHLVLGSVCLLILGFLVLTPLLEIIRDSLSVQSYDIAYLPEAKIGEFTLFHYDRVFVGPLSKALLINPLLNSIAIGVCVTLIGVSIGTLLAWLIVKTNIRYKSFFGALAVVPYMMPSWVLALAWLSLFKNDRIGGAEGMFTYFFGIQPPNWISYGFFPIVICLSLHYYAYGYLLMSGALASVDSELEDAGAICGMNRRQRLWRITLPLLLPALGSAIVLTFIRILGTFGTPALLGLPVRFYTFSTQIYASLNASNNGDAYVLALVLIVTAITCIWINNRILGVRKSYVTLTGKGFRSREIDLGAWRWMATLGVGMFLASTVFLPLLILLWESLLIVPGDYHLGNFTLEYWIGDGSIDETYGEPGVFQSDNIISSLWNSIKLGLSAAFFNGIIGLLVGYAVVRGRGTLLSRWLEGVAFAPYIFPSIAFGAIYIGMFSNSWGPVPALYGTFTILVLITVVKNLPFTSRTGIAAMLQIDQSIEETARVQGIGWIKRMVKIVIPLSFSGLVSGMLLTFITAMRELSLIILLISPSNMVLTGLLFNYNEQDMAQHAGAVTLLLTLMIISGSILARIVSGGFGLSALKNG
- a CDS encoding histidine phosphatase family protein, whose amino-acid sequence is MNLFLIRHAESKNNIRKSYQERVSDPELTENGHLQSTYMADFLQKGLHLSQTEFEENEKPFDQIFCSAMQRSLETVGPVGVAIGLKPEVWLDIHEVGGIYEFNADLTEKIGLPGLNRKQIQCNFPDYLLPDEIDDEGWWNKSAETLQEVSLRAERVLNIIKNRAEENVRLGLVTHGAFISSFLSLLFNLNIADGIAFQSHNCSICRLTFERNKKITIQYLNFYSYLPENLRVPRPDLNVENG
- a CDS encoding iron ABC transporter permease, producing the protein MIHRKFQILNNRYFDFWGLVSSLSVIIIAALLIFPLTRLILASFMTEDGTFTSTDNFSIIETYIEFFSERFYYETLLNSFYVCILATIFSVIIGVPTAYLVSRIAIPGKIFIRVAIVLTFVSPPFIGAYAWILLLGRNGVITGWLQIIGITLPSLYGWGGIVLVFTLQSFPFVFLMMLSGLRSVDQSIEDAGINMGRSPFGVFWTVILPLIIPSISTGALLVFVTTFSDFGTPMIIGEGYRVLASLVYGEFINEFGGNPRLASTLSILMLTVTFGALLIQRSFARRASFNQETVTPLGLRKTSTTKIFVSTLIVYLIVFIAFLPTLTVVVSSFLKTRGPLLTGEFTFEGYLTATRLPASFINSLLLVLSSTVLCVAVGSLVGYVVVRRKNRLTAIIDTMSMTPYAVAGVVMGVSISISFGGDPFFLSGTSLILILSYFIRRLPYTVRSVSGFLYQMGPQTEEASINLGVPPGGTFVRVTLPQIAPAVLSGALLTMATIAREFSSTVILYSGQTRTLPVEVFAQVLQGNFGDASVVGTVLIAFTLVPIVILFKLFGKNEQSLV
- a CDS encoding ABC transporter ATP-binding protein — translated: MNTVSSTRLRIENISVNFTDVVAVDNVSLIVKPGEFFTLLGPSGCGKTTLLRTIAGFCNQNEGNIYFNDKLVDTLPAHHRDTGMVFQNYAVFPHLTVWQNVEYGLKARRVPKQEMSDRVKEALRLVDLNGYEDRKPSQLSGGQQQRVVVARAAVVRPQILLMDEPLANLDAKLRVRLREELRELQQKLGITTIYVTHDQDEALSISDRIAVMLKGKVKQIGSPMEIYRLPVTKNIAEFVGEGTFLNGIVIKMNDNQITIELKDGTNLVANLISGLKISVGQSVGLGFRPHDAKIIVDPIPDLENVLYGTVSQKMYFGGIVRYKVETNSRMLVQVEEFSPIGDGRNNEKDKISVSIPSDRLMLFPIGE
- a CDS encoding extracellular solute-binding protein; the encoded protein is MKLKNKIVLICLTIIVSVFSTSGYAQASEERMVIYASHPTKLVDYFVNKFKEKYGNIEVDLITGGTGELLGRVQAEKNRPQGDIMFGGGSFTGGSAPELFLPYNSPALEGISPAFLDPKGYNAPFDAFTMVIVYNKDLVAEDELPQRWSDLADPKWKGRIVHANPAKSSSAYAAMVTWLGIGGWDLVEALARNQIIVNSSSIPFTQVGQGENAIGITYEEGAFKWIPSGNVGIVYPKDGMALLPGGLFLIRNSPNPVNARLFADFVLDHPQQSALATEFLGRRPTHKNVELNPAMVRVDEMTLMDYPMEDAISKKKEFLAKWKKIMMKTR